The Balearica regulorum gibbericeps isolate bBalReg1 chromosome 5, bBalReg1.pri, whole genome shotgun sequence genome window below encodes:
- the LOC142602167 gene encoding NACHT, LRR and PYD domains-containing protein 3-like, giving the protein MAGEECALAVLLQALQGLAPKDFWEFKTKLSEVCAEGGHNIPRDSLAKATKPCTLVSCMGKNYSKDAAMDVAIRLFEEMNQRDLAEKLLGEKVKEYKRKYREHVAREFLRYKDVNSCLGENLSVSSRYTNLTIARKPWSKRGGEHEAVGAGCRCADVGNGAATVTAQTLFKLDEDGQTLQVVVLVGAPGMGKTMTVRKVMVEWVEGTLYAQFDYVFCIDCKDLAFTKEASLADLISKCCPHRRTPPIGKILDDQQKILFIFDGFEALGLSLVQPTDELSSHPREVKPLETTLMSLLKKTLLPKSSLLITTRPTALQSLGRCLEGQYYAEILGLSAAMREQYFHRYFENYSEADAAFRFARGNEILYSLCVIPVMSWTVCTILEQELHKKKNLVECSKATTQMSVFYLSRLMKCRSRDNPQDLQQFLHKLGSLAADGIWKHKVLFEEREIKDRGLDQPDLLPLFLNEEVSKKGLDHENTYSFTHLHLQEFFAAMFYVLEDNEEMVGDSGALVKDVNMLFESYSKSRKDLNLMVRFLFGLVSQKSIEYADKIIGCRISPQAREDMLRWLQGRHRGISHPSQALKVSDLDTFHFLFEMNEESFVQSALGRFTDLDLQDVNLTLYDQMALSFCIRQWAELGCVTLRGCSFDQDDPGEEPHASVPRSGASGAGGRPHPRVLTEQQREELHSPIHPLCRALRHPGSNLRALRLWWCGLSESCCAELAALLAEHPSLARLELGDGTLSDGGVRLLCEGLRQPGCCLRVLRLWYSRLTSACCEDLAAVLGTSPCLEELDLSFSEGLRDAGVQLLCEGLRRRTCRLRTLRLGSCRLTGACCRALAAWLVESPSLACLDLSDNELGADGVLQLCQQLRHPACSLRALGLSTSGLNEEALRELAAVRALKPDLKIGYFLEQDVPQAGAMARLPFHRGVLPGVGDPGGRKVLPAFRRGVPPFGRRPRNSRSQF; this is encoded by the exons AtggcaggggaagaatgtgCATTAGCCGTCCTCTTACAAGCACTCCAAGGTCTCGCACCTAAAGACTTTTGGGAGTTTAAGACAAAGTTATCGGAGGTTTGTGCAGAAGGAGGACACAATATCCCCAGGGATTCGCTGGCGAAGGCCACCAAACCTTGCACGCTGGTCAGCTGCATGGGCAAGAACTACAGCAAAGACGCCGCCATGGACGTAGCGATTAGGTTGTTCGAAGAGATGAACCAGAGAGACCTCGCTGAGAAACTCCTGGGTGAGAAGGTGAAAG AGTACAAGCGGAAATACAGAGAGCACGTGGCCCGGGAGTTCCTCCGGTACAAAGATGTGAACTCCTGTCTCGGGGAGAACCTGTCCGTCAGCAGCCGCTACACCAACCTGACCATCGCCAGGAAACCTTGGAGCAAGCGCGGAGGTGAGCATGAAGCTGTGGGCGCCGGCTGTAGATGTGCCGATGTCGGCAACGGAGCAGCCACCGTCACTGCGCAGACACTGTTTAAACTCGATGAAGATGGGCAAACGCTGCAGGTCGTGGTGCTGGTGGGGGCCCCGGGGATGGGGAAGACAATGACGGTCAGGAAGGTGATGGTGGAGTGGGTGGAAGGGACCCTCTACGCACAGTTTGACTACGTCTTCTGCATAGACTGTAAAGACCTTGCCTTCACCAAGGAAGCGAGCCTGGCAGACCTCATCTCAAAGTGCTGCCCTCACCGGCGAACACCACCGATTGGGAAGATCCTGGATGACCAGCAGAAGATCTTGTTCATTTTTGATGGTTTTGAGGCCCTGGGACTTTCCTTGGTTCAGCCCACAGATGAGCTGAGCTCCCACCCCAGAGAAGTGAAGCCGCTGGAAACCACCCTGATGAGCTTGTTGAAGAAGACTCTTCTCCCCAAGTCCTCCTTGCTCATCACCACGAGGCCAACAGCCCTTCAAAGCCTGGGGCGGTGCCTGGAGGGCCAGTATTACGCCGAAATACTGGGATTGTCGGCAGCCATGAGGGAGCAGTATTTCCACAGGTATTTTGAGAACTACAGTGAAGCCGATGCGGCCTTCAGGTTTGCCAGGGGCAACGAGATCCTCTACAGCTTGTGCGTCATCCCTGTCATGAGCTGGACCGTCTGCACCATCCTTGAACAAGAGcttcacaagaagaaaaacctcGTCGAGTGCTCTAAAGCCACCACGCAGATGAGCGTCTTTTACCTCTCCCGGTTAATGAAGTGCAGAAGCAGGGACAACCCGCAGGACCTCCAGCAGTTCCTGCACAAGCTCGGCTCCTTGGCCGCTGATGGCATCTGGAAGCACAAGGTCCTCTTTGAGGAGAGGGAAATCAAGGACCGTGGCTTGGACCAGCCGGACcttctccccctcttcctcaATGAGGAGGTCTCAAAGAAAGGCCTAGACCATGAGAACACCTACAGCTTCACTCACCTGCACCTCCAGGAGTTTTTTGCAGCGATGTTTTACGTCCTGGAGGACAACGAGGAAATGGTCGGTGACTCGGGGGCTCTCGTGAAGGACGTAAATATGTTATTCGAAAGCTATAGCAAGTCCAGGAAGGATTTGAACTTGATGGTGCGCTTCCTGTTTGGTCTGGTAAGCCAAAAATCAATAGAGTATGCGGACAAAATCATCGGGTGCAGAATTTCACCGCAAGCCAGGGAAGATATGCTGAGGTGGCTTCAGGGGAGGCACAGAGGCATCTCCCATCCCAGCCAAGCGCTGAAGGTTTCAGACTTGGACACTTTCCACTTTTTGTTTGAGATGAACGAGGAAAGCTTCGTGCAAAGTGCGTTGGGTCGTTTCACCGACCTAGACTTGCAGGACGTCAACTTGACCCTGTACGACCAAATggctctttccttctgcatcaggcagtgggctgagctgggctgcgTCACCCTCCGGGGATGCTCCTTCGACCAGGACGATCCCGGGGAGGAGCCGCATGCCTCGGTGCCTCG ctccgGTGCCTCAGGAGCTGGAGGacgtccccatccccgtgtcCTCACCGAGCAGCAGCGAGAGGAGCTGCACTCCCCCATCCACCCGCTCTGCCGGGCACTGCGGCACCCGGGCAGCAACCTGCGGGCACTCCG GCTGTGGTGGTGTGGGCTGTCGGAGAGCTGCTGCGCGGAGCTGGCGGCGCTGCTGGCCGAACACCCCAGCCTGGCCCGGCTGGAGCTGGGCGACGGCACGCTGAGCGACGGTGGCGTGCGCCTGCTCTGCGAGGGGCTGCGGCAACCCGGCTGCTGCCTGCGCGTCCTGCG GCTGTGGTACTCCCGCCTCACCAGCGCCTGCTGCGAGGACCTCGCCGCCGTGCTGGGCACCAGCCCGTGCCTGGAAGAGCTGGATTTGTCCTTCAGCGAGGGGCTGCGCGATGCCGGCGTGCAGCTGCTGTGCGAGGGGCTCCGGCGCCGCACCTGCCGGCTGCGGACGCTGCG GTTGGGGAGCTGCCGGCTGACGGGCGCCTGCTGCCGAGCCCTGGCCGCTTGGCTGGTGGAGAGCCCCAGCCTCGCCTGCCTGGACCTGAGCGACAACGAGCTGGGAGCTGACGGcgtcctgcagctctgccagcagctccgGCATCCCGCCTGCTCGCTGCGGGCCCTGGG ACTGAGCACGTCTGGGTTAAACGAGGAAGCGCTGCGGGAGCTGGCTGCCGTGCGGGCGCTGAAGCCCGACCTGAAGATCGGGTACTTCCTCGAGCAGGATGTGCCGCAGGCGGGGGCCATGGCCCGGCTGCCCTTCCACCGCGGGGTCCTGCCCGGCGTGGGGGACCCGGGGGGCAGGAAGGTGCTCCCCGCCTTTAGGAGAGGGGTCCCCCCCTTTGGGAGACGTCCTCGCAACAGCCGGAGCCAGTTCTAG
- the LOC142601958 gene encoding scavenger receptor cysteine-rich type 1 protein M130-like: MVPVGVLGLLLYAQLCGGTGELRLVDGGGRCAGRVEVKHEGEWGSVCIYDLDRDTKWATVVCRYLGCGPVVRSSPYAPFGQGTGRIWLQPFFCQGDETMLQECPNYGWGQHFCGHNWDVGVTCAEAVELRLVGGGGPCAGRVEVKLQGRWGSVADNAWDMEDAEVVCQQLGCGSAAGAYYASALFGQGDGPINLAWIDCRGDETALWNCEIQGWGPYGGTHGSDTAVICQGFTRLVGSASACAGRLEVRQGRTWTSVCQDHVDIKAAQVVCRELGCGTALAVAGWFEAGTGPLWEGGFECTGTELLLSACAQQQPRGQGCTGHAGIICSPYTGFRLGDNSSSCAGRVEAEAGGTWGSVCATDWDLPDAHVLCHHLGCGPAATVPPGGSFGVGDGPLRRDIFGCDGSERHPGECPTVVLGEPPCLPGHAAAVNCSGVAEPPRLVEGESRCDGRLEVAAGLGAWARVPAGLWDARGAGVVCRQLSCGMPEKIYTVPGSGTAALRGLWCAGTEENVAQCNVSGMAVVPTSSPEEVAIVCSGSRRVRLAGGPGRCAGRVEIYGNGTWGTVCQDTWDLSDATVVCRQLGCGTALEAPGSARFGPGTGPLWPGAGDCAGTEASLWDCPALARHVCRRGGGAGAVCSEQLSLRLVGGSTRCNGHLEVLYNGTWGRVCANGTSPATATAVCRQLGCGDGGWLEAAPAQDPAPTWLSWVGCEEGARWLWRCPAAPWHLQDCSPDGDARVTCQEDSDGTSGTPTPSPGVPSSSTPAAAAGTASVPMVLCVVLGTLLCLALGALAVQACRARAQRRGPDRAAGAISDAIYEELDYTLTPEYQEVPSRSGSLSEGSGTKLPYYPKDSVEQSDPKAAPDSPAQHGPSHYYDDATAVSEESPAPSAGDMSEGEAQRSWGCVPPTGGSCPPPSPPGATRDPPAQPPGNVDYDDVGISTPGTSL, translated from the exons ATGGTGCCCGtcggggtgctggggctgctcctgtaTGCTCAGCTCTGTGGGG GCACCGGGGAGCTGCGGCTGGTGGATGGCGGCGGGCGCTGTGCCGGCCGGGTGGAGGTGAAGCACGAGGGCGAGTGGGGCTCCGTCTGCATCTACGACCTCGACCGGGATACCAAATGGGCCACCGTGGTGTGCCGGTACCTGGGCTGTGGCCCGGTGGTCAGGTCATCCCCCTACGCCCCGTTCGGGCAGGGCACCGGCCGGATTTGGCTCCAGCCCTTCTTCTGCCAGGGTGACGAGACGATGCTGCAGGAGTGTCCCAACTACGGCTGGGGACAGCACTTCTGTGGCCACAACTGGGACGTGGGGGTGACCTGTGCAG AGGCGGTGGAGCTGAGGCTGGTCGGCGGCGGGGGTCCCTGTGCCGGGAGGGTGGAGGTGAAGCTGCAGGGACGCTGGGGCTCAGTGGCGGACAACGCCTGGGACATGGAGGATGCCGAGGTGGTatgccagcagctgggctgcggCTCGGCCGCCGGTGCCTATTATGCCAGCGCCCTCTTCGGCCAAGGGGACGGCCCCATCAACCTGGCTTGGATCGACTGCCGCGGGGACGAGACCGCCCTCTGGAACTGCGAGatccagggatggggaccctACGGTGGCACTCACGGGTCTGACACCGCCGTCATCTGCCAAG GGTTCACCCGGCTGGTCGGCAGCGCCAGCGCCTGCGCCGGGCGGCTGGAGGTGCGGCAGGGCCGAACCTGGACCAGCGTCTGCCAGGACCACGTGGACATCAAGGCCGCCCAGGTGGTGTGCCgggagctgggctgtggcaCGGCGCTGGCTGTCGCCGGCTGGTTTGAGGCGGGAACGGGGCCGCTCTGGGAGGGGGGGTTCGAGTGCACCGGCACCGAGCTCCTCCTCTCCGCCTgcgcccagcagcagccccgcgGCCAGGGCTGCACCGGCCATGCCGGCATCATCTGCTCCC CCTACACCGGTTTCCGTCTGGGGGACAACAGCTCGAGCTGCGCCGGGCGGGTGGAGGCGGAGGCGGGGGGGACGTGGGGGTCCGTCTGCGCCACCGACTGGGACCTGCCCGACGCCCACGTCCTCTGCCACCACCTGGGCTGCGGCCCCGCGGCCACCGTGCCCCCGGGAGGCTCCTTCGGCGTCGGGGATGGGCCGCTGCGGCGGGACATCTTTGGCTGCGACGGGAGCGAGCGGCACCCGGGCGAGTGCCCCACggtggtgctgggggagccCCCCTGCCTCCCCGGCCACGCCGCCGCCGTCAACTGCTCAG GCGTTGCTGAGCCCCCGCGGCTGGTGGAGGGGGAGAGCCGGTGCGACGGGCGGCTGGAGGTCGCCGCAGGCCTCGGTGCCTGGGCCCGTGTGCCGGCGGGGCTGTGGGACGCCCGGGGTGCCGGCGTGGTGTGCCGGCAGCTGAGCTGCGGCATGCCGGAGAAGATCTACACGGTGCCGGGCTCGGGCACCGCGGCGCTGCGGGGGCTGTGGTGCGCCGGCACCGAGGAGAACGTGGCCCAGTGCAACGTCTCGGGGATGGCCGTCGTGCCGACCAGCAGCCCTGAAGAGGTGGCCATCGTCTGCTCGG GCAGCCGGCGGGTGAGGCTGGCAGGCGGCCCCGGGCGCTGCGCCGGGCGAGTGGAGATCTACGGCAATGGCACCTGGGGCACCGTCTGCCAGGACACCTGGGACCTCTCGGACGCCACCGTCGTCTGCCGCCAGCTGGGCTGCGGGACGGCCCTGGAGGCACCCGGATCGGCTCGCTTCGGTCCCGGCACGGGGCCGCTGTGGCCGGGGGCCGGTGACTGCGCCGGGACCGAGGCGTCGCTCTGGGACTGCCCGGCCTTGGCACGGCACGTCTGCCGGCGCGGTGGCGGGGCGGGAGCCGTCTGCTCAG agcagctctccctgcGGCTGGTGGGCGGCAGCACCCGCTGCAACGGGCACCTGGAGGTGCTCTACAACGGCACCTGGGGCCGCGTGTGCGCCAACGGCACCAGCCCCGCCACGGCCACCGCCGTCTGCCggcagctgggctgcggggACGGGGGCTGGCTGGAGGCCGCCCCTGCCCAGGACCCGGCGCCCACCTGGCTGTCCTGGGTGGGCTGCGAGGAGGGGGCTCGCTGGCTCTGGCGCTGCCCGGCGGCACCCTGGCACCTGCAGGACTGCAGCCCCGACGGGGACGCCCGCGTCACTTGTCAGGAGGACAGCGATGGCACGAGCGGGactcccaccccatccccag gtgtccccagcagcagcaccccagcggcagcggcggggacGGCATCGGTGCCCATGGTCCTGTGCGTGGTCCTGGGGACGCTGCTGTGCCTGGCCCTGGGCGCCCTGGCCGTGCAGGCGTGCCGTGCCCGGGCTCAGCGCCGAG GCCCCGACAGAGCCGCGGGCGCCATCTCTGACGCCATCTATGAGGAGCTGGACTACACCCTGACGCCAGAGTACCAGGAGGTGCCCAGTCGCTCGG GCTCCCTGTCGGAGGGGTCGGGGACGAAGCTGCCGTATTACCCCAAGGACAGCGTGGAGCAGAGTGACCCCAAGGCAGCCCCAG ACTCCCCTGCCCAGCACGGCCCCTCGCATTACTATGACGATGCCACGGCTGTGTCGGAAGAGTCCCCCGCTCCCAGCGCTGGGGACATGTCCGAGGGGGAGGCgcagaggagctggggctgtgtcCCACCCACAG GTGGGAGCTGCCCCCCGCCAAGTCCCCCGGGAGCCACGAGGgaccccccagcacagcccccggGGAACGTGGACTACGACGATGTTGGCATCAGCACCCCGGGGACATCGCTGTGA